A genomic region of Saccopteryx bilineata isolate mSacBil1 chromosome 1, mSacBil1_pri_phased_curated, whole genome shotgun sequence contains the following coding sequences:
- the LOC136338143 gene encoding small ribosomal subunit protein eS10, which translates to MLMPKKNRIAIYELLFKEGVMVAKKDVHMPKHPELADKNVPNLHVMKAMQSLKSRGYVKEQFAWRHFYWYLTNEGIQYLRDYLHLPPEIVPATLRRSRPETGRPRPKGLEGERPARLTRGEADRDTYRRSAVPPGADKKAEAGAGSATEFQFRGGFGRGRGQPPQ; encoded by the exons ATGTTGATGCCCAAGAAGAACCGGATTGCCATTTATGAACTCCTTTTTAAGGAGGGGGTGATGGTGGCCAAGAAGGATGTGCATATGCCTAAACACCCCGAGCTGGCGGACAAGAACGTGCCCAACTTGCACGTCATGAAGGCCATGCAG TCTCTCAAGTCGCGTGGCTACGTGAAGGAACAGTTTGCCTGGAGACATTTCTACTGGTACCTTACCAACGAGGGCATCCAGTATCTCCGCGACTACCTCCACCTGCCCCCCGAGATCGTGCCTGCCACCCTGCGCCGCAGCCGGCCGGAGACCGGCAGGCCCAGGCCCAAAG GTCTGGAGGGCGAGCGGCCTGCGAGGCTCACGCGTGGGGAAGCCGACAGAGACACCTACAGACGGAGCGCCGTGCCCC CTGGTGCCGACAAGAAAGCCGAGGCCGGGGCTGGGTCAGCCACGGAGTTCCAGTTT AGAGGCGGATTTGGTCGTGGACGTGGTCAGCCACCTCAGTAA